A genomic stretch from Bradyrhizobium quebecense includes:
- a CDS encoding acyl-CoA carboxylase subunit beta, protein MKDILDTLEERRAGAKLGGGEKRIEAQHARGKLTARERIELLLDKGSFEEFDMFVEHRSIEFGMEKTKIPGDGVVTGWGTVNGRKTFVFAKDFTVFGGSLSETHALKITKLQDMAMKARAPIIGLYDAGGARIQEGVAALAGYSYVFRRNVQASGVIPQISVIMGPCAGGDVYSPAMTDFIFMVKNTSYMFVTGPDVVKTVTNEVVTAEELGGASVHATRSSIADGAFENDVDALLQMRRLIDFLPSNNTDGVPEWPSFDDIGRVDMSLDTLIPDNPNKPYDMKELILKVVDEGDFFEISETFARNIVTGFGRIAGRTVGFVANQPMVLAGVLDSDASRKAARFVRFCDAFNIPIVTFVDVPGFLPGTAQEYGGLIKHGAKLLFAYSQCTVPLVTIITRKAYGGAFDVMASKEIGADMNYAWPTAQIAVMGAKGAVEIIFRSDIGDPDKIAARTKEYEDRFLSPFIAAERGYIDDVIMPHSTRRRIARALAMLRDKKVEIPAKKHDNLPL, encoded by the coding sequence ATGAAAGACATCCTCGACACCCTCGAAGAGCGGCGCGCCGGCGCCAAGCTGGGCGGCGGCGAAAAGCGCATCGAGGCGCAGCACGCCCGCGGCAAGCTGACCGCCCGCGAGCGGATCGAGCTTTTGCTGGACAAGGGCTCGTTCGAGGAATTCGACATGTTCGTCGAGCACCGCTCGATCGAGTTCGGCATGGAGAAGACCAAGATCCCCGGCGACGGCGTCGTCACCGGCTGGGGCACGGTCAACGGCCGCAAGACTTTTGTCTTCGCCAAGGACTTTACGGTGTTCGGCGGCTCGCTTTCCGAAACGCACGCACTGAAAATTACAAAACTTCAGGACATGGCGATGAAGGCGAGGGCGCCTATCATCGGCCTCTATGACGCCGGCGGCGCGCGCATCCAGGAGGGCGTCGCTGCCTTGGCGGGCTATTCCTATGTGTTCCGCCGCAACGTGCAGGCCTCGGGCGTGATCCCGCAGATATCGGTCATCATGGGCCCCTGCGCCGGCGGCGACGTCTATTCGCCCGCGATGACCGACTTCATCTTCATGGTGAAGAACACCAGCTACATGTTCGTGACCGGCCCTGACGTCGTGAAGACCGTCACGAACGAGGTGGTGACCGCGGAGGAACTCGGCGGCGCCTCGGTGCACGCGACCCGCTCCTCGATCGCCGACGGCGCGTTCGAGAACGACGTCGATGCACTGTTGCAGATGCGCCGGCTGATCGACTTCCTGCCGTCGAACAATACCGACGGCGTGCCGGAATGGCCGAGCTTCGACGATATCGGCCGGGTCGACATGTCGCTGGATACGCTGATCCCCGACAATCCGAACAAGCCCTACGACATGAAGGAGCTGATCCTGAAGGTCGTGGACGAGGGCGACTTCTTCGAGATCTCGGAGACCTTCGCCAGGAACATCGTCACCGGCTTCGGCCGCATCGCGGGCCGCACCGTGGGCTTCGTCGCCAACCAGCCGATGGTGCTGGCGGGCGTGCTCGACAGCGATGCCTCGCGCAAGGCCGCACGCTTCGTGCGGTTCTGCGATGCCTTCAACATCCCGATCGTCACCTTCGTCGACGTGCCGGGCTTCCTGCCGGGCACCGCGCAGGAATACGGCGGCTTGATCAAGCACGGCGCGAAACTCCTGTTCGCCTATTCGCAGTGCACGGTGCCGCTCGTCACCATCATCACCCGCAAGGCCTATGGCGGTGCCTTCGACGTGATGGCCTCGAAGGAGATCGGCGCCGACATGAACTACGCCTGGCCGACCGCGCAGATCGCGGTGATGGGTGCCAAGGGCGCGGTGGAGATCATCTTCCGCTCTGACATCGGCGACCCCGACAAGATCGCCGCGCGCACCAAGGAATACGAAGACCGCTTCCTGTCGCCCTTCATCGCCGCCGAACGCGGCTACATCGACGACGTCATCATGCCGCATTCGACGAGGCGGCGGATCGCACGGGCACTGGCGATGCTCAGGGATAAGAAGGTGGAGATCCCGGCGAAGAAGCACGACAATCTGCCGTTGTGA
- a CDS encoding DUF4260 domain-containing protein — protein sequence MTDATTAETGAATGGVRTLLRLEGLVLFVGMTVLYYKWEGSWLVYVLLFLVPDFSFAAYLISPRAGAIAYNAAHTYLAPVALMTLGFAGEGPLVLSIAMIWLAHIGIDRALGYGLKYSKGFGFTHLGRIGKLS from the coding sequence ATGACTGATGCGACCACGGCCGAGACCGGCGCCGCGACCGGCGGGGTGCGCACCCTGCTCCGGCTGGAGGGGCTGGTTCTGTTCGTCGGGATGACCGTGCTCTACTACAAGTGGGAGGGTTCCTGGCTGGTCTACGTCCTGCTGTTCCTGGTGCCGGACTTCAGCTTTGCCGCTTACCTGATCAGCCCGCGGGCCGGCGCCATCGCCTACAACGCCGCCCATACCTATCTGGCGCCGGTGGCGCTGATGACGCTGGGTTTTGCCGGCGAAGGACCGCTGGTGCTCTCGATCGCGATGATCTGGCTCGCCCATATCGGGATCGACCGCGCGCTCGGCTACGGGCTGAAATATTCCAAAGGCTTTGGCTTCACCCATCTCGGGCGAATCGGAAAGCTCAGCTGA
- a CDS encoding PilZ domain-containing protein produces MTFRFIAPDAIRSPSQRALLEQWDQLAAGRPFPAFAELKPDPATHDPRQLVAWAVEGEGRLRKFRAMYQGEHVAEAFNSAWAGKTMEQVVSMSLRRITLRPAKECAESGCAVYMVFSTVDANDQQVDCERLLLPFGSDGEKVEHLLASLQLTVVGSRPRILKHFDMQADVRLQGRIRSGFSTGATSEAAGDQRRALRRNVARAARISFARRSITCIVRNLSATGAAVEATNPAVIPDSFSLVLEMETTERHCRVIWRRKGRIGVQFS; encoded by the coding sequence ATGACCTTCAGGTTCATTGCGCCTGACGCGATCAGGTCGCCAAGCCAGCGCGCACTGTTGGAGCAGTGGGATCAACTGGCCGCCGGCCGGCCATTTCCCGCATTCGCCGAGTTGAAGCCGGATCCCGCGACGCACGATCCCCGGCAACTCGTCGCATGGGCGGTCGAAGGCGAGGGACGCCTGCGCAAATTCCGTGCGATGTATCAGGGCGAGCATGTCGCCGAGGCGTTCAATTCCGCCTGGGCGGGCAAGACCATGGAGCAGGTGGTCTCGATGTCGCTCCGGCGCATCACGCTGAGGCCGGCGAAGGAGTGCGCCGAGAGTGGTTGCGCGGTCTACATGGTGTTCTCCACCGTCGATGCGAACGACCAGCAGGTCGATTGCGAGCGGCTGCTGCTGCCGTTCGGCAGCGACGGCGAGAAGGTCGAGCATCTGCTGGCGTCCCTGCAATTGACCGTGGTCGGAAGCCGGCCACGCATTCTCAAGCATTTCGACATGCAGGCGGACGTGCGGCTGCAAGGCAGGATCCGCTCCGGCTTCTCGACCGGCGCGACCAGCGAGGCCGCTGGCGACCAGCGCAGGGCTCTCAGGCGCAACGTCGCGCGCGCGGCGCGGATCAGCTTTGCCCGGCGCAGCATTACCTGCATCGTGCGCAACCTCTCCGCGACCGGCGCCGCGGTCGAGGCTACGAATCCCGCTGTCATCCCCGACAGCTTCAGCCTCGTGCTGGAAATGGAGACGACGGAGCGGCATTGCCGCGTGATCTGGCGCAGGAAAGGCCGGATCGGCGTCCAGTTCAGCTGA